The Candidatus Hydrogenedentota bacterium genomic interval CGAACACATGACGCGCTGGAAGACGCCGAGGCGGCAAGAGATGACGTGCTTGCAGAGCGCGCGCGGCTCGCGGAGGTGCTCGTTGATATCCAAGGGATTGAGGGGACGCTCCAGGCGGTGGTAGGGAAGGTCAGAACCATTATGGAGACGTCAAACACCGCCAAAGGATCCGAGGACGCCTGGACAGCATTCCAGACAAACTTCATGAAGAACCTCGAAGGCATCCAGAGCAACTCCCGGGACGGGGGCTTTCCCGAGGTCGCCGACGCGGTGGGGAAGATCGGTGCGGAAGTCACCACGTCCCCCGAGTGGAAAACTCTGGGGGAGAACTTCGGAACCGGCGAGGATATTGAGAGCACTCCGGCCTTCAACAAGCTTTACACGAAGATTCAGACGGCGTTTACCACATATCTTCCCCCGGCATTGCCGGAAACCCGAAAGAAGTTGGAGGCGCTTCAGAAGGAAGAACAGGTTCTTACCGCCAAGGCTGGGGAGCTTCACAAGACCTTGGTGCGGCTGCTTCCCAAGCCGGAGGACCGGGCTGAACTCACCTCCGTCATCCGCGAGGCGCGGAAGAACGCCCCGGAGCCTGCGGCGGCGGGCGGGGTTTCGGGGCCCGCGGGCTTGGCCGTGAATCTGGCGAAGGAGGTGCTGGACGGGAAGAAGTCGGAGCTGACCGAGGCGAAGGAGGCGCTGGGCAAGATCCAGGAGCTGGCGATGCCTGCGCTGGCCAAGTCGGCGGCGGTGAACGCGCAGAAGCGGGCGATCCAGGACCTCCAGGGCGAGTACAACGAGGCGGTGAACGATTTTCTCTCCGTGGTGTCCGACGTGTCGGCGGTGACGGACTATGACGGGCCGGGCGAGCGGGGCACCATTTGGGCCATAAGCCTCTTCGGGGCGCGCGACACGATCCAGCGGTATCCGAACGGGATGGTGAAGAGCGTGGGCCCCAATCAGTACCGCAAGAGTCTCGGGACGACCATCACCGAGGAGATGTTCCGCACCCTGCGGGTGCTGGGCATCCCCGCGTCCTACGTTGCCGGGGTGGTGGCCCTCGCCGACTGAGCCGGGCATGGCGGCTCCCCCCCGCCGGACCGCCAAATGACCTTGTCGTTCCCAGGGAAGAAGGGCCCCATCCGACCGATCGGACGGATCCGACGGATCGGTCGGATGGGGCGCTATTGGCCGGGTGCCCCCTTTCCCCTCGTTCCCAAGTTTTTCTACTTGGGAACGCACTTGGCAGCGAAGCTCCGCTTCGCGATTCCCTCGGCGTGGGGCGGCCGTTCAAGGGCGCAGGGGCGCGGTAGCGGAGGCAACAAACGTAGAAGCGGCTTCCAGCCGCTTTCTTCCGGGACTTTCGCCAACCCCAAAGAACGCGGCAGGATGCCGCGTCCACGTCGCCGCCGTCCCGGCGGCCTTGTCTGCGGCCGCTTTCCGTCCCTACTCCACGACCTCGATGGGGTTGGCGATGATCCAGGGGGCCATGTCGCGGGCGACGTCGTCGCCGGCGAAGGTGATTTCGCCGGGCATGCCGATGGCGGCCTCGACGCGGTATTTGCCGGGCTGGGCCACGGCGTATTCGAAGGTTTTCCCGTCCTGCGTTGCGAGGGGTTTGGTGTCGCGGTAGAGGGTGAACTTGCAGGGGAGCGGGGCCTCGGCGCGGAGTTTGAGGTCGGGGGTGAGGGCGATGGTGTCGCCCATGGTGGCCTGTTTCCCGCCGCCCTCGGCAACGAAGGCGAAGCCTTTGGCGTCTGCGAGCAGGTTGAAGGCGACGAAGGCGCGGCCCTGCCGGACGGCGTCGAGGAGGGCGGGCTCGGTCAGCTCCTTCGCGAGGAGGTGGGTGTTCACGAAGCGCGAGGAGCGCTTGTAGGGGTCGAGGTCCAGGCGGAAGAGCTGGTCGCCGGGCTGGAAGCTGCCGAACTTCAGGCGCAGGAGGGAGCGGGTGAGGAGGTTGAGCCGGAACTCGGCCATCTTCCTTTTCGGGTCGCTGTGGCCGGTGTCGAGGAGGAGCAGCGTGTCGTCGGCGGTGTAGACCCCGCGGAGGCCGACGTTCTGGTGGCAGTCGTTGGCGGCGATGGCGGTGATTTTCCGGTGGCGGCTCTGCTCGTCCCATTTCTGCTGGACCATGGAGAGGACGGCGAAGTCGAACATGCCGCGGAAGGTCTGCTCGGGGAAGGCGCGGGCGTTGAGCAGGAGGTTCTTCACGGTCTCCACGCGGGCAAGCCGGTCAATCATCTCGTCCAGCATGTCGGTGTGGATGTTGTATATTTCCATGCCGTCAATCTCGGGGATTTCCCAGGGGCGGTGCGCCTCGTTGTGGCCGACGCAGAGGACGCCGCCCAGCGCGCGGATCTGTTTCGCCTGCTCCGCCGGGTCGGCGCTGTTATCCAACACCGTGTCCGGCGGCAGCCCCCAGGGCATGAAGCCGTCGTGCATCTCGTAGCCCTGGACGAAGAGGACGCCGTCGTGGACGCCGCGCCAGCCGCGGGAGTAGTCGGCCTTTCCCTGGTCCACATGGTCCGACAGGAACATGAAGTCGCACTTGGCGGCGTGCATGGCCTCGAGGATCTCCGGGAAGGAGACCTCGGAGTCGTGGGACAGCTCGGAGTGGGCGTGCATGACGCCGCGGTACTCGTTCCAGCCGGTCTGGAGGGCGACGGGCTGGAGGTTCGCGGCGTGCTCCTGCCACGCGGCGGCCTGGCGGGGGTAGAGCGACCAGCGGTGGTAGAGCTGCGTGCCGAAGGCGGCGAAGAACGCCGCCGTGAGCACCAGCATGAGCACGATGACGGAAAGGCAGCCCCATTTCGCCGTGCGGCGCGCCGCGCCGCGGAGAATCCGCTTGGTGTCCATCAGGCCCTCTCGGCGCCGGGGCGGGGCCCGGCGGGTGCGCCCGCCGTCCGCGCGGGCCGGGGCATTATACCCGAAGGGGGCGCACCGCGCCCGCGGAGAAGAAAGCCGGGCCCGGGAGGGGACAGCGCGCATGGATGGACAGGATGGGCAGGACGGGGGAAAGAAATCCCGCGCATCCTGTTTTTCCATGTTAACCCTTCCGGGCCGCGCCCCTGCCGGTCCCCGGTCCCCTACTTCCCCTCCAGGGCCGCGAAATCGAGAGCCCCTGCCTCCACCGTTTCGGCGAGGGGGGCGCCGGTTTCGGCGTCGCGGAGGGTGACGGCGATGCGGTAGGTGAGGGACTCGACCATCACCTGCCGGGACAGGATGACGGTCTCGCCGGCGCGCCAGGCGGTGGAGGGCGGGTCGGGGAAGAAGTCCCAGTAGTACATGCCGAGTTCGCGGGGCACGGGCGGGAGTTTTCCGAGGTCCTCCGGGCGGGGGGTGGCGGTGACGGTGAGGGCGAGATCGCCCTGCTGCGCCGTTTCGGGCAGGAGCACGATCCGCACGGCGGCCCAACCGGGGAAGAGCGGGGTCACGTGCATGCCGAGGAGGCGCAGTCCGTCCCCGAGCGGCGCGGTGCCCTGATAGGGCCGCAACAGGTCCGCAAAGCGCCCCTCCAGCGCGATGCGCACCTGGTCCGGCAGCGCGGCGGCGGGGTCGCGCAGGAGGTCGTACACGTCGAAGAGCGTGGAGGCCGTCTCCGGGGTGCGGGGGGTGCGGCGGCACAGGGCGTGCAGCCAGCCCTCCGGCAGCGCGCCCCGCCCGGGCACCCGCCGGTGCGCGAGGGATTCGTACCCGGCGGCGTGCAGCTCCGCCGCCCACGTCTCCAGCCGCGCCGTATGGTCCCCGTCGGTGGGGGACCACAGCAGGACATGGTCCGGCGGCACGGCGGGCGGGGTCAGCAGCTCCGCCGGGGCCTCCCCCACCGCACCGGGGCGCAGGGGCCGGAGCGACGCGTCACCCGCGCGGAGGAAGGTGGGGCGCAGGGGGGTGGGGTCCGGATCGAAGAAGCGGGCGTGCAGCGCCGCGCCCAGCCGGGCGGGCCGCTCGGCCACCAGGGCGACGGTGGCGGGGCCGGGGTCTTCCGCCGCGCCGCGGCGGCGCTCTTGGAGGGCGATGTCCCGGAAGGTCTCCAGCACCGCCGATGCCTCCCGCTGCGGCGGGTGGATCGTGTAGTTCCCCATGGCGACCACGGGCTTGAAGACAACCAGCCCGGTGTTGCCCAGGGCGCGGCTTTCGGCGGGGAGGCCGTCATGGGGCACGGCCACGGGCCCCAGTCCGAGGAGGGACAGGTTGGCGCACTGGAACAGGGCGGCCGCGCCGAACAGGACGGTGGCTGCGGCGCGGAGGGGGCGCCCGGGGATCAGGTCAAAGCCCCGGTCGGCGAGGAGCGCCAGGGCGGGCAGCATGGGCAGGAGGAAGCGGGGGTTGCGCAGGGTGAACACGCCCGCGAGCATCAGCACCGCGCCCCCGACCCACACGAGGCAGAGCAGGGAGGACGCGTTCCAGTTGCGGCGGCGCAGCAGCGCGGGCACGCCGAGGGCGGCGAGCAGCGCCAGCGGCAGGAAGAGGGCCTCGTTCACCGCGTGGGCGGCGTAGACGGGCCAGAAGCGTTCCACGGCGGCGGCGGGGGCCGTCTCCGGGATGCGGCGCGCCGGGGGCGGCGGGTCCTGCGCGAGGTCCGGGTCGTCGAGGGGCGGGTGCGGGGGCTGGGGCGTTTCGCCGAAGGGGCCGAGCCATCCGGCGGCGTCGCCGTGAACCAGGCCCTCCGCCGTGCCCCGCTGGGCGCCCCACCAGGCGAGCAGGTCGGCGCGGTGGTAGAGGGACCATCCGGCGAAGGGGCCGGCGGCGAGCAGCGCCACCAGCAGCAGGCGCGCGCAGTGCCGCCGCAGGCCGAAGGGGGCCAGGTCGCCGGGGACCGCGCCGGAGGCCGCGCGCAGGATTCCCCACGCGGCCCATGCCAGCGCGGGGGCCAGCAGGCAGGCCGGGGCGTCGGGCTTGCAGAGCCATGCCCACCCCGCCAGCAGGCCGAAGGCGCGCGCCCAGCCGGGGCGCAGCAGGAACCCGCTGCGCAGGAGGGCGTAGAGCGCCCAGAGGCCCAGGGCGGCCGCCGCCATGTCGGGGGAGAACAGGCGGGACATGCCGAAGGCCAGGGGCATGCAGCTGAACAGGAGGGCGGCGCGGGCCGCCTCGCCGGAGCGCCGCGACCGCCGCGCCAGCAGGTACACGCCGAGGATCATGCTTTCAAACAGGAGCAGCGGCACGAGGGTCAGGCGGTCGGGGCTGAACCCGAACACGAGGGCCGCCGCCGCCCCGAGCAGGTGCGGCAGGGGCGGATAGGGGGAACGGAAGGCCGCCAGCGCTGCCAGCCGCCCCTCCTCCGGCGGCGCGCCCAGCAGCGCGTAGTAGTCCGCCGCCACGCGCAGGTGGTGCGCCTCGTCGCCCCGGAGGTCGTGGTGGTCCATCCCCAGCCAGACCACGCCGAGGACAAGATGCGCCGCCAGGACGAGCACCAGCATCCACGGGCCATGGCCCGGATCGGGCCGGGGTGCGGCCTGCGGCGGCGGCACCGCCGCCGGGGCGGGAAAGGTGTTTTCCTCGGTCATGCGGGGAGTCCCCTGGCAGCCTGTAAAGACGGCTGTCTGTTCTTGGTCCCCCCTTGAGGGGGGTGGTTCGCGGGAGCGAACCGGGGGATGTTCCGGACTCCCCACCCACGGCGGAGGAGAAGAACATCCCCCGTCCGCGAAGACGCGGCCACCCCCCTCAAGGGGGGACCAAGACGTCGCGTGAGCATCAGGTTCGCGAACGCTCCCGGGCTTGTCCCTGATGGAGACGCGTTGAAAGATCCAAGACGCCTGTTGCGGATGTTTGCCACGGCGCGCTACACCACGCAGCCGCTTGGCGCGGCGGGTGCGGCGGCGGCCGCCACGGCGTACTGCGCCGCCAGGCCGGTGGAGAGCGGACACTGCGGCGCGCGACCCGTGGCCGCGGCGTCCAGCCAGTCGGCCAGCAGCAGGGCCGCAGGGGAGAGCACCGCGGGCGGCGCGGACAGCTCCTCCTCCGCGCCGGTTTGGGGGAGGAGGCGGACCCGGTCGGGGAACAGCTCCAGCGCCGCACGGTCGCCGCGCAGCATGACGGACCGGTTCCGGGAGACCCACGGCCCGGAGGCCAGGTGGATTTCCACGCCGCCGGCGAAGTGGAACGCGGTCATGAGGGCGTCGGGTGTTTCGCTGACCAGGTGCCAGATGCCGCTGGCGGAGCAGACCCGCGCGGGCGCGCCAAGGCCCAGCAGCGCCAGCAACGGGGCGAGCTGGTCGAAGTGCGCCTGCGCGGCGGGGCCGAGGCTGTCGGCGCGCCGCGCGCGCCAGCCGTCGGCGGGGAGGCAGCGGGCGGCGGACTGGCACCAGGCCACGCGCCCGAGCCTGCCGGAGGCAAGTACCTCCGCCGCAAGCCGCCAGCCGGGCGACAGGAGGGCCGCCGCGCCGACCTGCACCGCCGGGGCACCGGGTCGGGCCGCCCAGGCGGCGAGGCGTTCCGTGTCTTCGGGGGCGGCGCAGAGGGGCGTTTCGAGGTAGACCGGCAGGCTGGCCGACAGCGCGGCAAGGGCCGTTGGCGCATGCGCCGCGTCGGGCAGGGCGACCACCACGGCGTCCGCGCGGGACGGGTCGGCGGCCGCCTCCCAGGACGATGCGATCCGCGCGCCGTGGCGGCGGGCCGCGGCGCGGGCGCGGGCGGGGTCGGCGTCGCACACGAGGGCCGTCTCCACGGGGAACCCCGCGCGCCGCAGGGCGTCGAGGGCGTCCAGCAGCGCCGCGCCGCGCGCGCCGCATCCGGCGACGGCGACACGGCGGACGGGGCCCGCCGCGCGCGCCCGCGAGGCGGCCAGGCCCGCGGCGGCGGCGGTGAGAAAGGCGCGCCGGTTCATGGGGTGTCCTCCTTGAAAAGGCGGGAGGCGGACCCTTCCGGGCCCGCCTCCGCGTGTTTACTGTCTCGTGTGCCTGGGGCCCCTCACGCCTTGAACGGGGGCTTCAGGCTCCAGCCGTTGCGGTACTCGCGGTAGGCCCAGGCGTTGGCGGTCTTGACGGCCTCGGCGTCGCCGCCGGTGAACTTCTGCGTCTCCGCGTCCCAGCCCAGGGTGGCGGTGCCGTGGGTCGGGGCCTCGTCCGGGATGCTGTCGCCGGTGACCTTCGCGCCGGAGGCGAACTGCGCCCCGGCCACATAGGCGCAGGTACCGATGTGGCAGACGCGCGTGGTGTTGAACAGCACGTCAATCGGCGAGTTCGGCGTGGCCGTGCCGCGGATGCTGTCGGCGAAGTTCTGCCAGTGCGGCTTGTTCAGCGCCTCCTCCTGGTCCGGCGTCTCGGGCTCGATCCGCTCGGTGGCGGTCTTGGCGTCCGCCGTCTGGTTCTGGGGCGAGGCGAAGACATTCAGGCCGTTGCGGTCCACGCGGACCACGCCGCGCTCGCCGTAGAACACGATGCCGTGGTCCGGCTGCTGCCCGTCGAAGGTGAGGGGGTTCCACACCCGGTTGTTGAAGGAGAGGATGAAGTCGTCGAAGCGGTAGAGCACCTCGAGGGTGTCCGGGGTCGTGCGGCTGTCCTTCATCAGGTACTTGCCGCCGACGGTGGACACGGACTTCGGCTGGAGGTCGTCGCCCAGGGCCATCAGGGCGATGTCCATCAGGTGGGCGCCCCAGTCCGTGATCTTGCCGCCCGAATAGTCCAGGTACCACCGGAAGTTGTAGACCCAGCGGTTCACGTTGAAGGGGCGGTGCTCCACCCAGCCCTGGTGCGCCTCCCAGTTGAGCCCCTTGGCGGCGTACTTCTCGGCGTCCGTGTCGCCCATGCCGATCCCCTCGATGGGGCCGTTGTCCAGGGAGAAGGTTTCCACGCGGGCCACCTTGCCGATGCCGCCGGACTTCACAATCTCCACCGCCTTCCGGAAGTGCTGGCCCGAGCGCTGCATGTTGCCGCCCTGGAACACCACGCCGCTCTCCTTCACCGCCTGGAGCATGGCGTGCGCCTCGGCGATGGTGGTGCTCAGGGGCTTCTCGCAGTAGATGGACTTCTTCGCCGCCGCCGCGTACAGCGTGGGCAGGCAGTGCCAGTGGTCCGGCGTCGCGATGACCACCGCGTCCACGTCCGGGTTGTCAATCACCTCGCGGAAGTCCGGCACGATCTTCGCGTCCGGAATCTTATTGGCGAACATCTTCATCACCCGCTGCTCGACGTGCGGGATGCGCAGGTCGCACAGCATGATGGGCTGGAAGCCGCCGTTCATCACGGTGAACTTCAGGTCCGCCGTGCCCATGCCGCCCAGGCCGATGTGCCCCGTGCGGATGAGCTCGTTCGCGCCGAGGACCGACGACGGCAGGATGGACTTGTACACCGACGCGTCGGCGCGCTTCGACGCCGCGCCCACGGCCGCCGTCGCGCCCGCGACCGCCGCCGCCTTGTGGATGAAGTCCCGGCGGCTCAGGGGCTCGCGGCCCGCGCCGCCCTCCCGGGGCTCCGTGCTCTTGGAAATGGACATGGTTGCAACCTCCAGCAATGGGTTAAGGGACCGGTTCCCCGGGGCCGCGCCCCGGACTGCTCAACGCCGAAGTGTACCCCCGCACCCGCCCGCGATTCAAAAAGAAGAGGGTGCGGGCGCGGCGGCCGGCCGCTTCTCCGGCGGTCCGGGAAACAGGGGACCGTTTCCTTTTTCCGCCCCGCCGTGGCAAAATGACGGTTCACGCGCAACGGACAAGGAGACACGCTCATGGCGGTGACGGATCTTTCCGCGGGTTCCTGGACGCTGGAGGGCTGGCGGCCGAACGCCTGGCGGCCCGCGAAGCTGGGCGAGGCGGGCTTTGGCATCGCGCCGGACATCGCGCCGGTGCCGATGCGGGTGCCGGGCTCGGTGCAGCAGGCGCTGCTGGAAGCGGGCATCCTCCCCGACTGGCGCGTCGGCTTGAACTCGCGCCTCTGCGAGTGGGTGGAGCACCGCCACTGGGTGCTGGAAACAACGCCGCCGCCGGTGGCCGCGGGCCTCGACGCCGTCCTGGAGGCGGACTGCCTCGACTATTCCGGCTGGATCCTCGTGGACGGCAGGGAGGCCGCGCGCTTCGAGGGCGCCCTGCTCCCGCACCGCTTTGATCTGGGCGCGGCGCTGGCCGACGGCGCGCCGCACCGGCTGGCGATTGTCTTCGAGGAGCCGCCGCGCGAGCAGGGGCAGTTCGGGTACACCTCGCAGTCGCGCTTTTTCAAGCCGCGCTTCACCTACAGTTGGGACTGGTGCCCGCGCCTGGTGCCCGTGGGCGTGGGCGGCCCCCTGCGCCTGCTCACGGGGGGGTCGGCCCGCGTCTCCCTGCGGCGTGTCGCCGCGGACTATGACCACCACACGGGGCTCGGGACCGTGGAGGTCTCGCTGGACGGCGCGGAGGCCGCCGCGCGCGCGCGCCTGCGGCTGCTCGACGGTGAAACGGAGATCGCGGCCACGGAGACTGTCCCGCTGCGCCTGGAGGCGCTGAAGGCGGACCCGTGGCAGCCCAACCTCCACGGCACCCCGAAGACCTACACGGCGGAGATTACGGCCTGGGACGCCGCGGGCGACGAGTGCCTGCGCGAGACACGCACCGTGGGCTTCCGGCGCGTGGAGTGGAAACCCTGCGAGGGCGCGCCCGACGGCGCCGCGCCGTGGCTGTGCGTGGTGAACGGCGAGCCCGTCTTTCTCGGCGGCGCCAACTGGGTGCCCGCCCGCCTCGCCCATCTCGACGCGACGGCGGAGGACCACGAACTGCTCGTGGGCCGCTACCGCGACATGGGCTGCACGGTCCTGCGCGTGTGGGGCGGCGCGGGGCTCGGCGACCGCTCGTTCTACGAGGCCTGCGACCGCGCCGGCATCTTCGTGTGGCAGGAGTTCCCCCTGTCGTCGTCGGGCATCGAGAACACGCCGCCGTCGGACCCGGAGGCCGTCGCGCGGCTGGAGAAGATCGCCGTGTCCTACGCGCGGCGGCGGGCGAACCACCCGTCGCTCCTGCTGTGGTGCGGCGGCAACGAGCTCTACTACGGCCCCTCGCCGGACCACCCCGGCCCGCAGAAACCCGTGGACCTGGAGCACCCCTGCATCGCCATGCTCGCCCGCGTCGTCACGGAGGAGGACCCCGGCCGGCGCTTCCTGACCGGGTCGCCCAGCGGGCCGGTGGACTACGCCCTGCCGGAGAACTACGGCAGGGGCATCCACCACGACATCCACGGCCCCTGGGGCCAGGGCGGCGGGCCCGACCTGGAGAAGTGGCGCGCCTACTGGGCCGGCGACGACGCGCTGTTCCGCTCGGAGGTGGGCTACCCCGGCGCGATGGACGCGGCGCAGATCTGGCGCTACGCCGGGGACTGCGCCTTCTGGCCGCCCCGCGGCGAGTACTGGATGCACACGGCCGCGTGGTGGACCCTGTGGGGCGCGGCGGCGCAGGGGGAGACGGCGGGCCTGTCTCCCGAGGCCGCCTTCCTGAAGTACGTCGCCTTCACCCAGCGCCTCCAGGCCGAGGCCTACCGCATCGCCGCGGCCGCCTGCCGCGGCCGCTTCCCCCGCTGCGGCGGCTTCATCATCTGGATGGGCCACGACTGCTTCCCCTGCCCGTCCAACAACTCGGTCATTGACTGCGACGGCAACCTGAAGCCCGCCGCGGACGCCCTGCGCGCCGTCTTCCGCGGCGAAACGGGGGCCTGACCCCGGCGGTTAAAAGACCAGGCAGGCGGGACGCCTGCGCTACGGAAGAGGCCCGCCGCCCCGTAGCGCAGGTGTCCCGCCTGCCGGGTCTTTGCCCACCCGCCTCGTGTGCCGCGCCGCCGCGCGCGCGTGTATACTACCCGGGCCGGAAGACCGGCCTTGGAGGGTGATGCCATGTCCCGCCGCGTGCTGGGTACTGTTGTCTTGTTTCTGACCGCCGTCGCAATGGCCGCGCCGGGCGCGCGGGCGCAGGCTCCGGACCCCGACCCCCGGGTGGCCGCGCTGGCCGCCGAGGTCGCGGACAAGGGCTGGGTCGTCTACGGCGCGCGGAGCGAATCGGGGTCGTGGGACCTGTTTCTCGCGCGGCCGGACGGCGCCGACCGCCGCAACATCACGAACACCCCGGATGATGAGGAGGCCGCCCCGCGCTTCTCCCCCGACGGCAAACGGCTGCTCTACCGGCGGCTGGCGAAGGGCACGGCCATTGACCACGACCAGTGGGGCTTCCAGGGCGAGCTGATGCTGGCGGACGCCGACGGCGCGAACGCCGCGCCTTTCGGCGGCGAGGGCGAATACCCGTGGGCGTCGTGGTCGCCCGACGGCACGCAGCTCGCCTGCCTCACCAAGAAGGGCATCGAGATTGTCTCCATCGCGGACAAGGCGGTGGTCCGGAAGCTCCCGCGCAAGGGCATCTACCAGCAGCTCTTCTGGTCGCCCGACGGCAAATGGTTCTGCGGCACGGGCAACCACGGGGGGGAGTCGTGGACCGTGGTCCGCATGAACGCCGAGACGGGGGAGGTGAACCCCGCGCGGTCCTTCCAAAACTGCACCCCGGAGTGGTTTCCCGACAGCGCGCACATCCTCCTGTCGTCGCGGCCGGCGAACCAGCCCGGCGCGAACGGCTACGGCTACACGCAGCTCTGGGCCGTCTCGGGCGACGGCGCGGACCAGCGGCTCCTCTACGGCGAGGACGGCTTCCATGTGTACGGCGGCGCCGTGTCGCCGGACGGGAACTACCTCCTCTTCACGAACGGGAAACGGGACGGAAACAGCTCGGACAAGAACGGCGCGGCGCTCTGCGTCATGCGGATGGCGGACGCGCCGTCCATCGGCGGGCCCAGCCCCGACCTCCGCGCGCTGCATCCGGAGACCAAGGACGGCCCGGTCCTCCGGCTGGGCGAGGTGTGGGAGCCGCACTGGACCTATGCGGAGATTGTCCGGGACGGCGCAACGAAGACGGGAGAGTAGTCTTGCAGTACAAGGGACTGGTTCTGGGAGGCGCGGCGGCGGTTGCCGCGCTGTGCCTGCTGGCGGGCTGCGGCGGCAAGCCGTCCACCGGCGAGGACGCCTTCGTCACGACGAAGGGCACTGTGGAGGTGACGGCGGAGCTTGTGGAGATCCGGGGGGAGTTCGCCAACCGGGCGGACTATGACTACGCCTTCATCATGAAGTACAACGTGCTGAAGACGCACCGGGGCGCCGTGCCGCCGGGGCCGATCTATGTCGGCCACTACAACCCCGAGAAGCCGCGCGACCGCGTGAAGGACGCGCGCGTGGAGGATGTCGGCGGAACGCTCCAGGCGTTCAAGGCGGGCGACGTCCACCGCATGGCCCTAGAAGTCCCCATTGACGACATCTTCATGGGCGGCATCATCAACCGTTACTTCGGCGAGGAGACCGGCCCGGTCTACTGGGCCGTCTGGACCAATCCGGCGGCGCGGCCCTGACCCATGGTCTTCACCTCCCACATCTTCCTGTTCTACTTCCTCCCGGCAGTGCTGGCCGCGTATTACCTGCTGCCCCGGGGACGCAACTTCTTCCTGCTGCTGGCGAGCTATGTCTTCTACGGCTGGTGGAACCCGTGGTTCATCCTGCTGATGCTCTTCGCCACGGCGGTGAACTATGCGGGCGGGCTTGTCATCGCCGCGGAGGGCGCGTCCCAACGACGGCGCAAGGCCGCCCTGACCATTTCGGTGGCCGTGAGCCTGAGCACCCTCGGCTTCTTCAAGTACGCCATGTTCGTCGAAGGCAACGTCAACGCCCTGCTGTCCCTTTTCGGCGCGTCCGCGCTGCCCCTGCTCCAGATCACGCTGCCCGTGGGCATCTCGTTCTACATCTTCCAGAGCATGACCTACGCCATAGACGTGTACCGGGGCGACGCGCCGCCCGCGCGCAGCTTCTTCGACTTCGCGTGCTTCGTTGCCCTGTTCCCGCAGCTCGTGGCCGGCCCCATCGTCCGCTACGGCACCGTGGCGGAGCAGCTTGTCCGCCGCGACCACACGCTGGAGAAGTTCTCCAGCGGGGTGGCCCTGTTCGTCCTGGGTTTCGCCAAGAAGATACTCCTCGCCAACCTCGCCGGGGGCGTCGCCGACGAGGTGTTCGCCGCCGCCGCCCCCTGCGCCGCCGACGCGTGGTTCGGCGCGGCGGCCTACGCGTTCCAGATTTACTTCGACTTCTCCGCCTACTCCGACATGGCCGTCGGCCTCGGCCGCATGATCGGCTTCGAGTTCCCCCGCAACTTCGACGCCCCCTACCGCTCCGCCAGCATCACGGAGTTCTGGCGGCGCTGGCACATCTCCCTCTCGACCTTCCTGCGCGACTACCTCTACGTGCCCCTCGGCGGCAACCGGCGCGGCGCGCGGCGCACCTACATCAACCTCGCCATCGTGATGCTCCTCGGCGGCCTGTGGCACGGCGCGAACTGGACCTTTGTCTGCTGGGGCGCGTACCACGGCGCGTGGCTCGCCTTCGAGCGCTGGCGCGGGAAGGAGAGCGTCTACGCCCGCCTGCCCCACGCCGTCCAGGTGGCGATCACCTTCGTGCTCGTGCTGTTCTCCTGGATACTGTTCCGGTCGGAGACCCTGTCGGGGGCGGCGGACTACTTCGCCGCCCTGTTCGGCCTCGCCGAAACCACCCCCGCCTCCGCGCT includes:
- a CDS encoding Gfo/Idh/MocA family oxidoreductase, coding for MNRRAFLTAAAAGLAASRARAAGPVRRVAVAGCGARGAALLDALDALRRAGFPVETALVCDADPARARAAARRHGARIASSWEAAADPSRADAVVVALPDAAHAPTALAALSASLPVYLETPLCAAPEDTERLAAWAARPGAPAVQVGAAALLSPGWRLAAEVLASGRLGRVAWCQSAARCLPADGWRARRADSLGPAAQAHFDQLAPLLALLGLGAPARVCSASGIWHLVSETPDALMTAFHFAGGVEIHLASGPWVSRNRSVMLRGDRAALELFPDRVRLLPQTGAEEELSAPPAVLSPAALLLADWLDAAATGRAPQCPLSTGLAAQYAVAAAAAPAAPSGCVV
- a CDS encoding MBOAT family protein, translated to MVFTSHIFLFYFLPAVLAAYYLLPRGRNFFLLLASYVFYGWWNPWFILLMLFATAVNYAGGLVIAAEGASQRRRKAALTISVAVSLSTLGFFKYAMFVEGNVNALLSLFGASALPLLQITLPVGISFYIFQSMTYAIDVYRGDAPPARSFFDFACFVALFPQLVAGPIVRYGTVAEQLVRRDHTLEKFSSGVALFVLGFAKKILLANLAGGVADEVFAAAAPCAADAWFGAAAYAFQIYFDFSAYSDMAVGLGRMIGFEFPRNFDAPYRSASITEFWRRWHISLSTFLRDYLYVPLGGNRRGARRTYINLAIVMLLGGLWHGANWTFVCWGAYHGAWLAFERWRGKESVYARLPHAVQVAITFVLVLFSWILFRSETLSGAADYFAALFGLAETTPASALLGGMLYTPGNIALLGVCAFLALQRRQAFDLAEKVTWARALVLVPLFILSVMVMFEQSFNPFLYFQF
- a CDS encoding Gfo/Idh/MocA family oxidoreductase, with protein sequence MSISKSTEPREGGAGREPLSRRDFIHKAAAVAGATAAVGAASKRADASVYKSILPSSVLGANELIRTGHIGLGGMGTADLKFTVMNGGFQPIMLCDLRIPHVEQRVMKMFANKIPDAKIVPDFREVIDNPDVDAVVIATPDHWHCLPTLYAAAAKKSIYCEKPLSTTIAEAHAMLQAVKESGVVFQGGNMQRSGQHFRKAVEIVKSGGIGKVARVETFSLDNGPIEGIGMGDTDAEKYAAKGLNWEAHQGWVEHRPFNVNRWVYNFRWYLDYSGGKITDWGAHLMDIALMALGDDLQPKSVSTVGGKYLMKDSRTTPDTLEVLYRFDDFILSFNNRVWNPLTFDGQQPDHGIVFYGERGVVRVDRNGLNVFASPQNQTADAKTATERIEPETPDQEEALNKPHWQNFADSIRGTATPNSPIDVLFNTTRVCHIGTCAYVAGAQFASGAKVTGDSIPDEAPTHGTATLGWDAETQKFTGGDAEAVKTANAWAYREYRNGWSLKPPFKA